A stretch of the Neisseria sp. DTU_2020_1000833_1_SI_GRL_NUU_006 genome encodes the following:
- a CDS encoding helix-hairpin-helix domain-containing protein: MKKFLFAALSVLTASLSLAAVNINTASPSELEALPGIGPAKAKAIADYRQQHGGFKSVEELKNVKGIGEGIFSKLKAEATVAPAPANPKAKNAVPAPKK, translated from the coding sequence ATGAAAAAATTCCTCTTTGCCGCACTCTCCGTTTTGACCGCCTCGCTGTCGCTGGCAGCCGTCAACATCAACACCGCTTCCCCGTCCGAATTGGAAGCCCTGCCCGGCATCGGTCCGGCCAAAGCGAAAGCCATTGCGGACTACCGCCAGCAGCACGGTGGCTTCAAATCGGTGGAGGAGCTCAAAAACGTCAAAGGCATCGGCGAGGGCATCTTCTCCAAACTGAAGGCCGAAGCAACCGTCGCGCCCGCACCCGCAAACCCAAAAGCTAAAAACGCCGTCCCGGCACCTAAAAAATAG